The stretch of DNA CTGAGGATATAGTTATGAGAATGAAAGAGCAAAATTCATATAATGTAGATGTAATTAGTGGTGCTACAATCTCTAGTGAAGTAATTAAAAATGCCACAAATAAAGCTCTTGAAAAAGGTATGAGATCATCATCTGGCAATTACTAGAGACCGTTAAAAGATTTAAAAGGAGCTTATTAAGTTAACAAACAGAAAGAAATGGGTTATTGTTTTATATGAAATCTATATTAAATAGATTTAAATATAAAGTTGCTAAATTATACCTGTAATTATGCCATGTAAAAGTAACATACTATAATGAGCATCTATAGAAATACGAGATACGTAAAGTTTCTGTTAAACAGTTATTTTGTATAGTTTTCTAAATAAAGTCAAGGTAATTTATTTGTATTTATTAAAAGAAAAGATTAAGTTCAAATTCTAATCCAGTATCAATTTAAATAATTGTTGTAAAAATCCTTCTTTGCAAGTAAAATATAATAAAGGAGGATTATGTGATGGATAATAGACCAATAGGTGTATTTGATTCAGGAATAGGTGGACTGACGGTTTTACAAGAGATAATTGAAAAACTTCCAGGCGAAGATATTATATACTTTGGTGATACAGCCAGAATTCCCTATGGAACTAGATCTAAAGAAACCGTAATAGAATATGTCTTCCAATGTATTGAATTTTTAATGAATAAAAATGTAAAAGCTGTTGTAATAGCATGTAATACGGCTACTGCACATGCCTTAGAAGAAGCTAAGATAAATTTTAATATACCAATAATAGGGGTAATTGAACCAGGGGCTAAAGAAGTTGTTTCTACAACTAAAAATAATAAAATAGGGGTAATAGGAACCTCTGGAACTATTGATAGTCAATCTTATCAAAAGAAAATAGGGAGGCTTCTTCCTTCTGCAGAAGTAACAGGAGTATCATGTCCACTATTTGTACCAATAGTGGAGGAAGGTTGGCAAGATACAGAAGTAGCTTTTATAGTGGCAGAAAAATATCTCGAAGAACTTAAAGAGCATGGAATAGATGCTTTGGTTTTAGGTTGTACTCACTATCCAATGCTTAAATATACTATAAGTAAGGTTATTGGAAAAGGTGTAACTCTTGTAAATCCAGCATATGAAACAGCTGAAGCTACTAAAAATTTACTTAAAGAACATAATTTATGTTCAGAAAATATAGATGGTGGCAAATATGAATTTTATGTCAGTGATGCCCCAGAAAAGTTTAGAAGACTAGGGGGAAATTTTTTAAGGAAGGAAATAAAATCAGTAGAGAAAGTTAATCTATAATTATTATAAGCAATTAGGCACTTATTTAAGTAAAATACTTACGAAGTGCCTAATATTCGGCGTATGATGCCTAAAATTAGGCGCCTAGAAAGGGTGAATTAAAATTAAAGACTTGTTCTTTAGGGAAAATATATTGGAAATTCTTGATTATGTAGAAGAAGGCATACATATAATAGACAAGAATGGGAGAATTGTATATTACAATAAATTTGCTCAAATTATAGATGGTGTAGATAGAGAAAAGGTTTTGGGGAGACATTTACTTGAAATTTACCCTTCCTTATCTCATGAGACTAGTACTTTATTAACAGTGATGAAGACAGGGGAAGCTATATCAAATGTAGAACAAACTTTTATAAATTATAAAGGAGAGAAAATTACTACTGTTAACTCTTCTATTCCTATTAAAGGAAAAAGTAATAAAATATTAGGGGCATTTGAAATCTCTAAAGATGTTACTAGAGTTAGGGAAATGTCAGAAAAAATAGTAGATTTGCAAAAAGAATTATATATTAATCATAAGAAAATTAAAGAAATTAAAAAAGAAAGAGCTAAATACACTTTTGTAGATATAATTGGAGAAAGTAGTGAAATGTTGGAACTTAAATCTATGGCGTTGAAAGCGGCAGGGGCAAAGGTACCAGTACTGGTTTATGGAGATACTGGTACAGGAAAGGAACTATTTATACATTCCATACACAATTCAAGTCCAAGAAGATATCAGCCTTTTATTGCTCAGAATTGTGCTGCTTTTCCCCCCAATCTATTAGAAGGAATATTATTTGGAACAGTTAAAGGGGGATTTACTGGGGCCGAAGATAGAGCTGGTTTATTTGAACTAGCTCATGGAGGAAGCCTTTTTTTGGATGAAATAAACTCTATGCCTATAGAATTACAGTCTAAACTCCTAAGAGCTTTACAAGATGGAACTATTAGAAGGGTAGGAGGTACTAATACTATAGATGTAGATGTGAGAATTTTGACAGCAACTAATATTAGACCAGAGGAAGCAGTTAAAAAGAATCAATTACGAGAAGACTTATATTATAGATTAAATGTTATAAGTCTAGAAATTCCACCTTTAAGAGAAAGAAAAGAAGATATAACTATATTAACTAAATTTTTTATTGATAAGTTTAACAAGAAAATGAATAGATCTGTGAAAGATCTATCTAATGAAGTAAAAGAATTATTTTTATCTTACTCTTGGAAGGGAAATGTAAGGGAATTAGAACATCTATTAGAAGGAATAATGAGTATTTATGATGTAGATGTAATAGAATTAAAACATTTACCCAGAAAATTTAAAGATTATAAAGAAGGTATTGATTTATCAGAAGATATATCTTTAATGGAAACTTTAGATCAGATAGAAGAGAAACTTATTCTCAAATCCTTAAAAATGAATGATTATAATATTACTCATACAGCTAAATCTTTGAAAATTCCTCGTCAAACTCTCCAATATAAAATGAAAAAGCATGGATTAGCTGCCGAAAATTAGGCAATCAGTCTATGCTTTTTTATTTTTTAGGTAGGTACTTTCCTAGAAAATAAAAATAGTAGTAGGGTTTTGGTAACTTATCATAAACTCAGAGTGAACTATCACCACTTATAGAAGTGGTGGTTTCCTGTTTCTTAGAACAAGTCTAATACTAGGTCTTATGCATTCCCGACAGGTTTGATTTTGGGCAGTACCTGTCCTAGCTTCCGACATTATCGGTTTCTTTTGTATCTTGGATATTTTACACATAGAAGGGATAAGTCCATCGCTTGGTTATCGCATTTTTAGGACCTTTGTAATTTCTCTATGTAACCCTATATACCCAATTACCAAAGAACTTTCATGATATTATTTTATCATATTTGCAAGCCTAGGTTTAAAAGATGCTACAATACATAGATTGACTGCTGAAGGGAACTTAGGATTATTCGGTGGAAATAGCCTTTTGCTTTTTTTATGATGTATAATACATAGAGATTTGAGAAATGGCACAATTTTTGCATTACATTATATATTGGGAACAGAATGTAGTAGAAGTATTGACAAAAAAATATCAAAATCTTAAAAGGGGGATTACATAATGAAAAAAGGATGTCCTTACGGAACTCATAGAGTTATTGAACCAGAAGGTGTTTTACCTCAACCAGCATTAAAAATTGATAACGATATGAAGTTATATAGTAATGAAATACTTATTGATGTTCAAACATTAAATGTAGACTCGGCAAGTTTTACACAAATTAAGGAACAATCTGCGGGTAACCTAGAAGAAATAGAAAAAATAATGAAAGGAATCGTGAAAGATAGAGGTAAACATCAAAATCCGGTAACAGGTTCTGGAGGAATGCTTATAGGAACTATAGCAGAAATAGGGGCAGATTTAAAGGGGAAAATAGATTTAAAGGTCGGTGATAAAATAGCTACTTTAGTATCTTTATCATTAACACCATTAGTAATAGATGAAATATTAGAAATTAGACCCGATGTAGACCAAGTAGATATAAAAGGAAAAGCTATATTGTTTGAAAGTGGAATATATGCTAAAATTCCTAATGATTTACCAGAAAATCTA from Tissierellales bacterium encodes:
- the murI gene encoding glutamate racemase, whose product is MDNRPIGVFDSGIGGLTVLQEIIEKLPGEDIIYFGDTARIPYGTRSKETVIEYVFQCIEFLMNKNVKAVVIACNTATAHALEEAKINFNIPIIGVIEPGAKEVVSTTKNNKIGVIGTSGTIDSQSYQKKIGRLLPSAEVTGVSCPLFVPIVEEGWQDTEVAFIVAEKYLEELKEHGIDALVLGCTHYPMLKYTISKVIGKGVTLVNPAYETAEATKNLLKEHNLCSENIDGGKYEFYVSDAPEKFRRLGGNFLRKEIKSVEKVNL
- a CDS encoding sigma 54-interacting transcriptional regulator; this translates as MEILDYVEEGIHIIDKNGRIVYYNKFAQIIDGVDREKVLGRHLLEIYPSLSHETSTLLTVMKTGEAISNVEQTFINYKGEKITTVNSSIPIKGKSNKILGAFEISKDVTRVREMSEKIVDLQKELYINHKKIKEIKKERAKYTFVDIIGESSEMLELKSMALKAAGAKVPVLVYGDTGTGKELFIHSIHNSSPRRYQPFIAQNCAAFPPNLLEGILFGTVKGGFTGAEDRAGLFELAHGGSLFLDEINSMPIELQSKLLRALQDGTIRRVGGTNTIDVDVRILTATNIRPEEAVKKNQLREDLYYRLNVISLEIPPLRERKEDITILTKFFIDKFNKKMNRSVKDLSNEVKELFLSYSWKGNVRELEHLLEGIMSIYDVDVIELKHLPRKFKDYKEGIDLSEDISLMETLDQIEEKLILKSLKMNDYNITHTAKSLKIPRQTLQYKMKKHGLAAEN